A single region of the Candidatus Manganitrophaceae bacterium genome encodes:
- a CDS encoding O-antigen ligase family protein, with amino-acid sequence MLFFFSVEKGKVKKIVYAVGLLTGIGAIIISFSRGGFVGLISTAVVAWLYSPKKLKSLAIIGLLALMIYAYAGDAYWERISTAKNTDEGTAAERIESWKSAWNMFLSNPLGVGGNNFMVRFPEYQTEYFKKAMWGRQAHSLWFTLIPDLGIPGITIYLLLLYYNVKDIFYLRNIKNNLPDSRYFPALSAAFMASIAGYFSSGTFLSVLYYPHYWYLSGIIVAAAKVAKSTQIANERIMQRPNVIVDVKL; translated from the coding sequence TTGCTTTTTTTTTTCTCCGTCGAAAAAGGAAAGGTCAAGAAAATTGTTTATGCCGTTGGCCTACTAACCGGAATTGGCGCGATTATCATCTCTTTCTCCCGTGGAGGCTTTGTCGGACTGATATCTACTGCGGTCGTCGCCTGGCTTTATAGCCCCAAAAAATTAAAATCATTGGCCATTATCGGATTATTGGCACTGATGATCTATGCATATGCAGGAGATGCTTATTGGGAAAGAATTTCGACTGCAAAAAACACAGATGAAGGAACAGCGGCCGAGAGAATAGAGTCCTGGAAATCGGCCTGGAACATGTTTCTCAGCAATCCGCTCGGCGTGGGCGGGAATAATTTTATGGTGAGATTTCCTGAATATCAGACGGAGTATTTCAAAAAAGCGATGTGGGGGCGACAAGCACATTCATTATGGTTTACGCTGATACCTGATCTTGGAATCCCAGGAATAACGATCTATCTTTTGCTTTTATACTACAATGTCAAAGACATATTCTATTTAAGAAACATAAAGAATAATCTTCCCGATTCGAGATACTTTCCCGCCTTATCGGCGGCCTTCATGGCGTCTATCGCAGGCTATTTCTCATCGGGTACTTTTCTCTCGGTCTTATATTATCCCCATTATTGGTACCTTAGCGGGATAATAGTCGCAGCGGCAAAGGTCGCAAAGAGTACACAAATTGCGAATGAGAGGATAATGCAAAGGCCGAATGTTATAGTGGACGTTAAATTATAG
- the wecB gene encoding UDP-N-acetylglucosamine 2-epimerase (non-hydrolyzing), whose translation MPSTHPRKIMLVFGTRPEAIKLCPLVKALEKHTDEFKTVVCTTAQHRAMLDQVLKTFDVAPNYDLNLMKNDQTLFDITSGILIGIGKIINKENPELILVQGDTTTTFSTSLAAYYNRIKVGHVEAGLRTGNKYSPFPEEINRKMTTILADIHFAPTKKAKENLLREGVLERDVIVTGNTVIDALLWVRKKISDEKKTYKELSDIDFTKKIILVTGHRRENFGQDFVNICQALKELAVQYREIEIVYPVHLNPNVRRPVYAVLSGIENVKLIEPLDYEPFIYLMDRSYFIISDSGGIQEEAPSLGKPVLVTRNTTERPEAVEVGAVKLVGTDRKIILQEAEKLLDDRTSYSKMSTLQNPYGDGRASEIIIGAIRELLHSDGPS comes from the coding sequence ATGCCCAGCACGCATCCTCGAAAAATAATGTTGGTCTTCGGTACCAGACCGGAAGCCATTAAATTGTGCCCTCTTGTGAAAGCGCTGGAAAAACACACAGACGAATTTAAGACTGTTGTTTGTACGACCGCTCAACATCGGGCGATGCTCGATCAGGTTCTGAAGACTTTTGATGTCGCTCCGAATTACGATCTGAATTTAATGAAAAATGACCAAACATTATTTGATATCACTTCTGGAATTTTAATCGGGATAGGCAAGATCATAAATAAAGAGAACCCTGAGCTCATTCTGGTACAGGGAGACACCACCACCACATTTTCCACTTCCCTTGCCGCTTATTATAATCGGATCAAGGTCGGGCATGTGGAGGCGGGACTGCGTACGGGCAATAAATACTCTCCCTTTCCTGAAGAAATAAATAGAAAAATGACGACCATCCTTGCAGATATACACTTTGCTCCGACAAAAAAAGCAAAGGAGAATCTTTTACGCGAAGGGGTCTTGGAAAGGGATGTTATTGTCACCGGAAACACCGTGATTGATGCGCTTTTATGGGTCAGAAAGAAGATATCGGATGAGAAGAAAACCTATAAAGAACTAAGCGATATTGATTTTACAAAAAAAATAATACTGGTCACCGGACATCGGCGAGAGAACTTTGGACAGGACTTTGTCAACATCTGTCAAGCGTTGAAGGAGCTTGCTGTACAATATCGAGAGATTGAAATCGTCTATCCAGTTCATTTAAACCCGAATGTCAGAAGGCCTGTTTATGCCGTACTTTCTGGTATTGAGAATGTGAAACTGATAGAGCCCCTTGATTATGAGCCGTTCATTTATTTGATGGATCGATCGTATTTTATTATTTCAGATTCCGGCGGAATCCAAGAAGAAGCTCCATCGCTCGGCAAGCCTGTTTTGGTTACACGGAACACCACCGAACGGCCGGAGGCGGTAGAAGTCGGCGCCGTGAAATTGGTGGGGACCGACCGCAAGATCATTCTCCAGGAGGCTGAAAAATTATTAGATGATCGGACGTCTTATTCAAAGATGTCAACGCTCCAAAACCCTTATGGCGATGGTCGCGCGTCTGAAATAATAATCGGTGCGATCAGAGAACTTTTGCACTCCGACGGACCTTCTTAA
- a CDS encoding glycosyltransferase family 4 protein, which produces MEAGKIHICHIISGDLWAGAEAQAYTLLKGLSKKPSLQLSAITFSNGYLAKKLLDANIPVDVVDEKANNALQISRNIYRILKRRDVRIVHTHGYKETFLGGMASRLSRVKGIIRTHHGKGVIDSGAYHSLIEKLNSLFFSDALISVSEDLKRCLTDYGYQRVNIDVVHNGILTDEVRPTASSDKIKSELQIDQESIVIGTMGRMVAIKGHRYFIEGAKEVLAKHDHLVFIIAGDGPLMDGMRQEIKRFGIESKVKLIGFRNDPFNVLNIFDLFAMTSLHEGIPTVLLEAMWLGKPIIATRVGGIPEIISDGCNGLLIDPADGHAFASACLRLIDDRVLRDKLSEGARESFIGKYDVGRVAENIEKIYKRFL; this is translated from the coding sequence ATGGAGGCGGGAAAGATCCATATATGCCATATCATCTCCGGAGATCTTTGGGCCGGGGCTGAAGCACAGGCATATACATTGCTCAAAGGGTTGTCGAAAAAGCCGTCACTACAGTTGAGTGCTATTACTTTCAGCAATGGCTATTTAGCAAAGAAGCTGCTCGATGCGAATATCCCGGTCGATGTGGTCGATGAAAAGGCAAACAACGCACTGCAAATCAGCCGGAATATCTACAGAATTCTAAAAAGAAGGGATGTTAGAATTGTCCATACCCATGGGTATAAAGAAACTTTTCTTGGAGGAATGGCCTCCAGGCTTTCACGGGTAAAGGGAATCATTCGGACCCATCACGGCAAGGGTGTGATCGACAGCGGGGCTTATCACAGCCTTATTGAAAAATTAAATTCGCTTTTCTTTTCAGATGCGCTCATCTCCGTCTCGGAGGATTTAAAGCGGTGTCTGACCGACTACGGATATCAGAGGGTAAATATAGACGTCGTACACAACGGAATTCTCACCGACGAGGTCAGACCAACCGCATCTTCGGATAAAATTAAAAGTGAGTTGCAGATTGATCAGGAATCAATCGTCATCGGCACGATGGGAAGAATGGTGGCCATAAAAGGCCATCGATATTTCATCGAGGGGGCGAAAGAAGTTCTGGCCAAGCACGATCATCTCGTTTTCATTATCGCCGGCGACGGGCCGCTAATGGATGGGATGCGTCAGGAGATTAAGCGCTTCGGCATCGAGAGTAAAGTGAAGCTGATTGGTTTCAGAAATGACCCGTTCAATGTTCTAAACATATTCGATCTGTTTGCGATGACCTCCTTGCATGAAGGTATCCCGACTGTGCTTTTGGAGGCGATGTGGTTGGGAAAGCCGATTATCGCAACCAGGGTGGGAGGGATTCCTGAAATTATCTCTGACGGCTGCAATGGTTTATTGATTGATCCGGCGGACGGGCACGCATTCGCATCAGCGTGCCTCCGGCTGATTGACGACCGTGTTTTACGAGATAAACTATCCGAGGGTGCCCGAGAAAGCTTCATTGGTAAATATGATGTCGGACGAGTGGCCGAAAATATAGAAAAAATATACAAAAGGTTTTTATAG
- a CDS encoding glycosyltransferase family 4 protein: MQILYIWDADYPWDIRVEKICKTLARNGYGVHIAARNLKKRPENEVIDGLQIHRLKSIQNGTLNYALSFPVFFSPVWRKFLDRIIAKNNIKLLIVRDLPMAIAAIWAGERHGIPVVLDMAEDYLAMIWDIWRAKKFHGFNLVVRNPYLVKFVEKYVFNKADHIWVVIEEAIKVVVRGGGIPEQVTVVSNTPDLSVFSNTETETNDDFRFIRKRFSAIYTGGIQMGRGIQTVLGALPQIITKIPDFLFVIVGDGYATEALKRIVVERSLQNHVLWVGWVDHYKIFDYIRMSKVGLIPHFVTDHVNTTIPNKIFDYMGCGVAVVSSDAVPMKRILEEEKCGLTFRSGDSNDLAKCIINIHEDGMLYGRNGVEAVKQKYHWKEDERRLLAAVKSLC, translated from the coding sequence ATGCAAATTCTTTATATTTGGGATGCCGATTATCCGTGGGACATCCGGGTTGAAAAAATATGTAAAACACTTGCCCGAAACGGATATGGCGTTCATATCGCGGCAAGAAATTTAAAAAAGAGACCGGAAAATGAGGTGATTGATGGGCTGCAGATCCATCGTCTCAAAAGCATTCAGAACGGCACGCTTAATTATGCGCTCTCTTTCCCTGTTTTTTTTAGCCCGGTCTGGAGAAAGTTTCTTGATCGCATCATTGCTAAAAACAATATCAAGTTACTAATTGTTCGAGACCTTCCCATGGCCATTGCTGCCATTTGGGCCGGGGAGCGACATGGAATTCCTGTCGTTCTCGACATGGCCGAGGACTATCTCGCCATGATTTGGGATATATGGAGAGCAAAGAAGTTCCATGGTTTTAACCTGGTCGTTCGGAATCCGTATTTGGTGAAATTTGTCGAGAAGTATGTTTTTAATAAAGCGGATCATATTTGGGTCGTCATAGAAGAGGCGATCAAAGTGGTGGTCAGAGGCGGAGGCATTCCTGAACAGGTTACCGTCGTCAGTAATACGCCCGATCTTTCCGTTTTTTCGAATACGGAAACCGAGACGAACGACGATTTTAGATTTATACGGAAACGGTTTTCCGCCATCTACACGGGTGGAATACAGATGGGGAGAGGCATACAGACGGTTTTGGGTGCGTTACCACAGATCATCACCAAAATACCTGATTTTTTGTTTGTCATTGTCGGTGATGGTTACGCAACCGAGGCGCTCAAGCGAATCGTGGTGGAGAGATCATTACAAAACCATGTCTTGTGGGTAGGGTGGGTAGATCATTATAAGATATTTGATTATATCAGAATGAGCAAGGTGGGGCTGATTCCCCATTTTGTGACCGATCATGTTAATACGACCATACCGAATAAAATATTCGATTACATGGGCTGTGGTGTTGCAGTGGTTTCATCGGATGCCGTTCCGATGAAACGGATATTAGAAGAGGAGAAGTGTGGGCTCACTTTTCGGAGTGGAGATTCCAACGATCTTGCAAAGTGCATTATAAATATTCATGAGGATGGAATGCTCTACGGTAGGAATGGGGTTGAAGCAGTAAAACAGAAATATCATTGGAAAGAGGATGAGAGAAGACTGCTTGCGGCGGTAAAATCGCTCTGTTAG
- a CDS encoding phenylacetate--CoA ligase family protein: MNKFVAKYLIYFPIQFLRRQNVSRHLSQVSGLQYKSPHEIEALRDAKIERLIRHAYNNNPFYKKKFDDLGVRSDEIKGMADLSRLPVLLKREVLDNEKTLITPHFGQKLYTRKTGGSTGMTLHFMKEADVLAQNDAIMYRCYDWYGIDIGERQVRFWGVPVTSNLRWKEAFKDLILNRIRISAFDISEASCLKQYEQIKKFKPTYFYGYTTAIYGFCLFMKKLDIDLNMLNLKAVICTAEKMYDHHRELFREVFNCPIVDEYGSSENGILAFQCKNGNMHIMSDHMCIEFLDEKDRPVKPGELGRIVVTDLASYGMPLLRYDIGDMGRPSEKTCSCGVRLPLMDIVEGRKEDFIRTKDGKLVHAAYLCYTLKDDTVSEFKMYQKDLNTLLVYIVKSPNFSSDTEKILDRKLRTSLGEEMRITFEYLERIPREKSGKLRYFVSEINQS, translated from the coding sequence ATGAATAAATTTGTTGCGAAATACCTTATTTACTTTCCTATTCAATTTCTGCGTCGGCAGAACGTGAGTCGCCATTTATCTCAAGTCTCCGGGCTACAGTATAAATCCCCCCATGAGATTGAGGCTTTGCGAGATGCGAAGATTGAGAGACTGATTCGGCATGCCTATAACAACAATCCATTTTATAAGAAGAAATTTGATGATCTGGGGGTTCGGTCAGATGAGATAAAAGGAATGGCAGATTTAAGCCGGCTGCCGGTCCTCTTAAAAAGGGAAGTATTGGATAATGAAAAGACCCTGATTACCCCCCATTTTGGTCAAAAACTTTATACGAGAAAAACGGGGGGGTCGACCGGAATGACCCTCCATTTCATGAAGGAAGCCGATGTGCTCGCCCAAAACGATGCCATCATGTATCGGTGTTATGACTGGTATGGCATTGATATTGGAGAGAGACAGGTTCGCTTTTGGGGGGTGCCTGTCACGTCAAATCTGCGATGGAAAGAGGCATTTAAAGATCTTATTTTGAATCGGATCAGGATATCTGCTTTCGATATTTCCGAAGCGTCTTGTCTAAAGCAATACGAACAAATAAAGAAATTCAAGCCGACCTACTTTTATGGCTACACCACCGCTATATATGGATTTTGTCTGTTTATGAAGAAATTGGACATCGATTTAAATATGCTCAATCTTAAAGCGGTGATTTGTACCGCGGAAAAAATGTATGATCACCATCGGGAGCTCTTCCGTGAGGTTTTTAACTGTCCGATTGTCGACGAATATGGAAGCAGCGAGAATGGCATACTGGCCTTTCAATGCAAAAATGGGAATATGCATATAATGAGTGATCATATGTGTATTGAATTTTTGGATGAGAAGGATAGACCGGTGAAACCGGGAGAGTTGGGCCGAATCGTTGTAACGGATTTAGCATCTTATGGGATGCCGTTGCTCCGCTATGATATCGGCGACATGGGAAGGCCTTCCGAGAAAACCTGTTCTTGTGGAGTGAGACTGCCGCTGATGGACATTGTTGAAGGACGTAAGGAGGATTTTATCAGAACAAAAGACGGCAAGCTCGTCCACGCCGCCTACTTATGCTATACCTTAAAGGACGATACAGTAAGCGAGTTCAAAATGTATCAGAAAGACTTAAATACATTGCTGGTTTACATCGTCAAATCGCCCAATTTTAGCTCCGACACGGAAAAGATATTGGATAGAAAACTGAGAACGTCACTTGGCGAAGAGATGAGAATTACGTTTGAATATTTAGAAAGGATTCCAAGAGAAAAATCGGGGAAATTGCGCTATTTTGTTTCAGAGATAAACCAGTCATAG
- a CDS encoding right-handed parallel beta-helix repeat-containing protein, with translation MISSKRNKLKTLFMLFFVGTFFIVCAETSQAATYYVSNNGTATWTQCTNINTPCPIQTAFNNASAGDIVYFRGGTYNVPAKNAGSTYHGYYEPANSGTATSPITFAAYAGETPLFNGTAGGSADVSDYATIFGTFGRNYIVFDGFKLQSDNGTKMARIHIGSDDQTIRSVGITLKNCDINGGSTPISTQDNRETVRIDSADNILIQKCKLYNARSTDGYQGISGIKSYDSNKVTIENNEVYNAESGVYLKSATDSWIIRNNWLHGNQMSIYITPYVTTAARNATNHQIYNNVIANNTYSGLHIFGETGSNADNLVVYNNTFYGIVPDSICVFITESHGSHFYNNIMQGCPGNQLSYGYAPSDYSIAESDYNNFGSYSFQVIAKVYNPSDVFGSLAEWKTSGELIGGLNPDTHSIASNPNFTNGSGLLTQLTDFALASNSPSRGTGKGGTNMGADVTTVGTGGSTKTIQPPTNLRVQ, from the coding sequence ATGATATCTTCAAAGAGAAACAAACTCAAAACCCTTTTCATGCTCTTCTTCGTCGGAACGTTCTTTATCGTCTGCGCGGAGACCTCACAGGCTGCAACCTACTATGTTTCTAATAATGGTACCGCTACGTGGACGCAATGTACCAATATAAACACCCCCTGCCCGATTCAAACCGCTTTTAATAACGCCAGCGCAGGTGACATTGTCTACTTCAGGGGTGGAACGTATAATGTCCCTGCAAAAAACGCGGGAAGCACCTACCATGGATACTATGAACCTGCCAATTCTGGAACAGCAACCAGCCCGATCACATTTGCGGCCTACGCGGGAGAAACCCCTCTTTTCAACGGCACTGCGGGGGGCTCTGCGGATGTCTCAGATTATGCAACTATTTTTGGAACTTTTGGACGCAACTACATTGTTTTTGACGGATTTAAACTCCAATCAGATAACGGAACGAAGATGGCAAGAATCCATATCGGCAGCGACGATCAAACGATTCGGTCGGTCGGTATCACATTAAAAAACTGTGATATCAATGGCGGGAGCACGCCGATCAGCACGCAGGACAATCGGGAAACCGTTCGCATCGACAGCGCAGACAATATATTAATTCAGAAATGCAAATTATATAACGCGCGATCGACCGACGGTTACCAGGGGATCAGCGGAATTAAATCTTATGACAGCAATAAAGTAACCATTGAGAATAATGAAGTCTACAACGCCGAGAGCGGTGTTTATTTAAAATCAGCCACCGATTCTTGGATAATTAGAAACAATTGGCTGCATGGAAATCAGATGTCAATTTACATAACTCCCTACGTCACAACGGCGGCTCGGAATGCGACGAATCATCAGATTTATAACAATGTGATTGCCAATAACACCTACTCCGGACTTCATATCTTTGGGGAAACAGGATCGAACGCGGATAATCTGGTGGTATATAATAATACGTTTTATGGCATTGTCCCCGACTCGATTTGTGTATTCATCACCGAATCCCATGGCAGCCATTTCTATAACAACATCATGCAAGGATGCCCCGGCAATCAGCTCTCCTATGGGTATGCTCCGTCCGATTACTCTATTGCAGAGTCTGATTATAACAACTTCGGATCGTATTCCTTTCAAGTCATCGCAAAAGTATATAATCCAAGTGATGTCTTCGGTAGTTTGGCGGAGTGGAAAACATCCGGCGAACTGATTGGTGGACTCAATCCGGATACCCACTCCATTGCATCCAATCCGAACTTCACCAATGGATCAGGACTCCTGACCCAGCTGACCGATTTCGCCTTGGCAAGCAATTCGCCGAGCCGGGGAACAGGCAAGGGAGGCACCAATATGGGCGCAGATGTGACAACGGTGGGAACCGGCGGTTCGACCAAAACCATACAGCCGCCTACCAATCTTCGGGTGCAATAA
- a CDS encoding fibronectin type III domain-containing protein, which yields MQRLMSKYGAVVLTAMITLFGWTALANAGNALLSWNPNTEADLAGYKIYYGPSPGSYGAPIDVGNQTSYTITGLGTQTYYFAVTAYNTAGGESDFSNEVLKSFADTTPPVLSGITAANITSSSAVLSWTSNETATTQVDYGITTAYGASSSLNSTLTTSHGQTLTNLSPSTIYHYRVRSRDAAGNVGISGDNTFTTAAAPDTTPPAISGISTTNVSTTGATISWTTNETSDTQIQYGVTIGYGSATVQNTALTPSHSQSITGLTPSTIYHFRVLSRDAAGNLATSGDNTFTTTALPDTTAPVVSGIVASNMTATSAVITWSTNEAASSQVNYGTTSTYGSASPVDTTLVTSHSRTLTNLIASTTYHYRVVSKDAAGNSTNSADKTFTTSGTPDTTPPLISGSAAGNITATGATISWNTDEAATSQVEYGPTSSYGSLSPLNTTLLTNHSQALTNLNSATTYHYRILSKDGVGNTSVSGDGTFTTQQISSQPPDTTGPALSAIDTRDMTPVSVIITWGSDEPATSEVEFGPTSAYGNSSGMNATLLNSHAQTLTTLQSGTLYHYRVKSADAAGNLTVSEDHTLTTPSVTDTVPPADIQNFTAVGSTGQITLNWTNPPDADFVGVRILFRTDHFPTDLNDGEVLGDFSGSPNTTMSVIQAGLQNNITYYYSASSYDGQGNYQHTAQTSATPLGLSQQRGVTAGQSTSEGSGGGCAMIVPTSGQTAGPGGSADFIAILVAIVFGILRKGLKTSSKQYRSNH from the coding sequence ATGCAACGGTTAATGAGCAAGTATGGAGCAGTCGTCTTAACAGCGATGATCACCCTCTTTGGCTGGACCGCCCTTGCAAACGCCGGCAACGCGTTGCTTTCCTGGAATCCAAATACGGAGGCCGATCTGGCCGGATATAAAATCTACTATGGTCCCTCCCCCGGAAGCTATGGCGCCCCGATTGATGTTGGAAACCAGACCTCTTATACCATAACTGGATTGGGAACCCAGACCTATTACTTCGCGGTGACCGCTTATAACACCGCCGGCGGAGAAAGCGACTTTTCAAATGAGGTTCTTAAAAGCTTCGCTGATACGACCCCTCCGGTCCTTTCCGGAATCACCGCCGCGAACATTACAAGCAGCAGCGCCGTCCTCTCCTGGACGTCCAATGAAACCGCCACCACTCAAGTGGACTACGGGATCACGACGGCTTACGGCGCATCCTCCTCGCTCAACTCAACACTGACGACCAGCCATGGCCAAACCCTTACCAACTTGAGCCCATCAACGATCTATCATTACCGTGTCCGGAGCCGGGACGCCGCCGGCAATGTCGGAATTTCCGGGGATAACACCTTTACCACCGCCGCTGCGCCCGATACCACGCCGCCGGCGATCTCCGGGATCTCGACGACCAACGTTTCGACCACCGGGGCGACCATTTCATGGACCACCAACGAAACGTCCGATACCCAGATTCAATACGGCGTGACGATCGGCTATGGAAGCGCAACCGTTCAAAATACGGCGTTAACCCCTTCGCACAGCCAATCGATCACCGGATTGACCCCTTCTACGATCTACCATTTCCGGGTCCTCAGCCGAGATGCCGCCGGCAACCTTGCCACGTCCGGTGACAATACGTTTACGACCACCGCCCTGCCCGACACAACGGCGCCGGTGGTTTCGGGCATTGTCGCAAGCAACATGACCGCCACTTCCGCTGTCATTACCTGGAGCACCAATGAAGCGGCAAGTTCTCAGGTCAACTATGGAACCACTTCGACCTATGGCTCCGCCTCTCCGGTCGATACCACTTTGGTGACAAGCCACAGTCGAACGCTCACGAATCTAATCGCCTCAACCACGTACCATTACCGTGTGGTGAGCAAGGACGCCGCAGGAAATTCAACCAATTCGGCAGACAAGACATTTACCACCTCAGGAACCCCCGACACGACCCCCCCGTTGATCTCGGGCAGCGCCGCAGGCAATATCACGGCAACGGGCGCCACAATCAGCTGGAATACCGATGAGGCGGCGACCTCTCAAGTGGAGTATGGGCCGACCTCCTCTTATGGCTCGCTCTCCCCGCTCAATACGACATTGTTGACCAACCACAGCCAAGCGCTCACCAACCTGAATTCCGCGACCACCTACCATTATCGAATCTTAAGCAAAGACGGCGTCGGCAACACATCGGTTTCAGGTGACGGCACTTTTACCACACAACAGATTTCATCGCAGCCGCCCGATACGACCGGACCGGCACTCTCGGCCATCGACACCCGAGATATGACACCGGTGAGCGTGATCATCACTTGGGGCAGCGACGAGCCTGCAACGAGCGAGGTTGAATTCGGCCCGACCTCTGCTTACGGCAACAGCAGCGGAATGAACGCGACCCTGCTCAATAGCCACGCGCAAACACTCACCACCCTTCAATCGGGCACGCTCTACCATTATCGGGTCAAGAGCGCCGATGCGGCGGGCAATTTAACCGTCTCAGAAGACCACACGTTGACCACCCCTTCTGTAACCGACACCGTCCCGCCGGCGGACATCCAGAATTTCACCGCCGTCGGCAGCACCGGTCAGATCACGCTGAACTGGACGAATCCGCCCGACGCCGATTTCGTCGGTGTCCGCATTCTGTTTCGGACCGATCATTTCCCGACCGATCTGAATGACGGAGAAGTTTTAGGAGACTTCAGCGGCTCACCGAATACGACGATGAGCGTCATCCAGGCCGGGCTTCAAAACAATATCACCTACTACTATTCCGCCTCCAGCTATGACGGCCAAGGGAATTATCAACACACGGCACAGACCTCGGCGACCCCGCTGGGATTGTCTCAACAAAGAGGGGTGACGGCAGGACAGAGCACATCGGAAGGATCAGGCGGAGGTTGTGCGATGATCGTCCCGACCTCAGGACAGACTGCGGGACCGGGCGGATCGGCCGATTTTATTGCGATTCTCGTCGCAATCGTCTTCGGCATTCTTCGCAAGGGTCTGAAAACAAGCTCCAAACAATATCGGTCGAATCATTAG